In Rosa chinensis cultivar Old Blush chromosome 1, RchiOBHm-V2, whole genome shotgun sequence, a genomic segment contains:
- the LOC112200207 gene encoding NAC domain-containing protein 7, which yields MNTFSHVPPGFRFHPTDEELVDYYLRKKVTARRIDLDVIKDVDLYKIEPWDLQELCRIGTEEQSDWYFFSHKDKKYPTGTRTNRATAAGFWKATGRDKAIYAKHDLIGMRKTLVFYKGRAPNGQKSDWIMHEYRLETDENGAPQEEGWVVCRVFKKKLPSMRRMSEHESPCWYDEHVSFMPDLDSPNHNNSNSSINNQMAYHGHFPNYPCKKELDHLPFQHHVPNEHFFQLPLLDSPKLLLQSSANAAVSSNSMTAAAYSIDINQNFHAVYGNSSNELQAVDDDQLTDWRVLDKFVASQLSQDDVSKGNSYS from the exons ATGAACACATTCTCACACGTTCCCCCCGGTTTCCGGTTCCATCCGACTGATGAAGAACTCGTTGATTACTACCTTAGGAAGAAGGTTACTGCAAGAAGGATTGACCTTGATGTTATCAAAGATGTCGACCTCTATAAAATTGAGCCATGGGATCTCCAAG AATTATGCAGGATAGGGACTGAGGAGCAAAGTGACTGGTACTTTTTCAGCCATAAAGACAAGAAGTATCCAACTGGAACTCGAACAAATAGAGCAACTGCAGCTGGGTTCTGGAAAGCCACCGGAAGGGACAAGGCCATTTATGCAAAGCATGACTTAATTGGGATGAGGAAGACCTTGGTGTTTTACAAAGGTCGAGCCCCAAATGGACAAAAGTCGGattggattatgcatgaataCCGCCTTGAAACTGATGAAAATGGAGCTCCCCAG GAAGAAGGATGGGTTGTGTGTAGGGTTTTCAAGAAGAAACTCCCAAGCATGCGAAGGATGAGTGAACACGAATCCCCTTGTTGGTACGATGAGCATGTCTCCTTCATGCCAGACTTGGATTCACCAAACCACAACAACTCCAACAGCTCCATCAATAATCAGATGGCATACCATGGTCACTTTCCTAACTATCCTTGCAAGAAAGAGCTGGATCACTTGCCATTTCAGCACCATGTTCCGAACGAGCACTTCTTCCAGCTCCCGCTTCTAGACAGCCCGAAACTACTACTTCAATCTTCAGCCAATGCTGCTGTGAGTTCAAACTCTATGACAGCGGCTGCATATAGCATTGACATTAACCAGAACTTTCATGCAGTGTATGGTAATAGCAGCAATGAGCTGCAAGCTGTAGATGATGATCAACTAACCGATTGGCGAGTGCTTGACAAGTTTGTAGCTTCACAACTCAGCCAGGATGATGTTTCAAAGGGAAATAGCTATTCATGA
- the LOC112200126 gene encoding monocopper oxidase-like protein SKS1 translates to MAASRLSLLALVSLTHIALLSTLCFAADPYVFYDFKVSYITASPLGVPQRVIAINGKFPGDPINATTNNNVVVNVHNGLDEDLLMTWSGIQMRRNSWQDGVLGTNCPIPKTWNWTYNFQVKDQIGSFFYFPSLNFQRAAGGFGSFHLNNREIIEIPFAKPDGDIAIMIGDWYTRNHTALKTALDAGKDLGMPDGVLINGKGPYQYNKTLVPDGIQYETINVEPGKTYRLRVHNVGVSTSLNFRIQSHNLLLAETEGYYTIQQNYTNFDIHVGQSYSFLVTMDQNASSDYYIVASARFVNESLWQRVTGVAVLHYSNSKGPVSGPLPDAPQDAFDPQWSMNQALTVRQNGSASGARPNPQGSFHYGSINITDTYVLKIVPPLTIDGKLRATINGISFVNPQTPIRLADQHKVKGEYKLDFPNMSLNRLPRRDMSVINATYKGFIEIVFQNNDTTVQTFHLDGYSFFVVGMGYGNWTVDNQGNYNKWDAISRCTTQVYPGAWTAVLISLDNPGAWNLRSQNLDRWYLGQETYLRIVNPEENGETEFTAPDNVLYCGALANLQKQQKQSSASSISSETFKLFFSLLMAFFTLVCTFR, encoded by the exons ATGGCCGCTTCTCGGCTCTCTCTGTTGGCTCTGGTTTCTCTGACCCACATTGCTCTGCTTTCGACTCTCTGTTTCGCGGCGGACCCTTATGTGTTTTACGACTTCAAGGTCTCCTACATCACCGCCTCACCGCTCGGCGTTCCTCAGAGG GTTATAGCAATTAACGGGAAGTTTCCGGGTGATCCTATCAACGCTACTACGAACAACAATGTTGTTGTTAATGTGCATAATGGGCTGGATGAAGACCTCCTCATGACTTG GTCTGGAATCCAGATGCGGCGGAATTCATGGCAGGATGGTGTGCTTGGTACAAATTGCCCAATCCCAAAAACTTGGAACTGGACTTATAACTTCCAAGTCAAGGATCAGATCGGGAGCTTCTTCTACTTCCCATCGCTGAATTTTCAGAGGGCTGCTGGTGGCTTTGGCTCTTTTCATCTCAATAATAGGGAGATAATTGAAATTCCATTTGCTAAGCCTGATGGGGATATTGCTATTATGATTGGTGACTGGTATACTCGGAACCATACG GCATTGAAGACTGCTCTTGATGCTGGAAAAGACCTTGGGATGCCGGATGGAGTTCTCATCAATGGAAAGGGGCCTTATCAATACAACAAGACACTAGTACCTGATGGGATTCAGTATGAAACCATCAATGTTGAACCAG GGAAAACTTATCGACTCCGTGTGCACAATGTTGGTGTTTCAACTAGTTTGAACTTCAGAATTCAGAGTCACAATCTGCTTCTAGCTGAAACAGAGGGATATTATACAATCCAGCAGAACTATACAAACTTTGATATTCATGTTGGACAATCGTATTCTTTTCTTGTTACCATGGATCAAAATGCCAGTAGTGATTACTACATTGTGGCAAGTGCAAGGTTTGTGAATGAATCACTTTGGCAGAGGGTTACAGGTGTTGCTGTCTTACACTATTCAAACTCTAAAGGACCGGTAAGTGGTCCTCTTCCTGATGCTCCCCAGGATGCTTTTGACCCACAATGGTCGATGAATCAGGCATTGACTGTCAG GCAAAACGGTTCTGCAAGTGGAGCTCGCCCTAATCCTCAGGGATCATTTCACTATGGTTCAATTAACATCACTGATACTTACGTGTTAAAAATTGTGCCACCTCTCACTATTGATGGGAAACTCCGAGCAACAATAAATGGCATCTCTTTTGTCAATCCTCAGACACCAATCAGGCTTGCTGATCAGCATAAAGTTAAAGGAGAATATAAGCTTGATTTTCCCAACATGTCACTTAATAGACTTCCCCGAAGAGACATGTCTGTTATTAATGCTACATATAAGGGTTTTATTGAAATTGTATTCCAGAACAATGACACCACtgtgcagacttttcatttagatGGATATTCCTTTTTCGTGGTTGG gatgGGTTATGGTAATTGGACAGTAGACAATCAAGGAAATTATAACAAGTGGGATGCAATCTCTCGCTGCACTACACAG GTCTACCCTGGGGCATGGACTGCAGTGCTTATCTCACTTGACAATCCTGGAGCATGGAATCTTAGATCACAAAACCTTGATAGATGGTATCTGGGACAAGAGACCTATTTGAGAATTGTCAATCCGGAGGAGAATGGTGAAACAGAGTTTACCGCGCCCGATAATGTTCTGTATTGTGGTGCCTTAGCCAACTTGCAGAA GCAACAGAAACAGTCGTCTGCATCATCAATTTCCAGTGAAACTTTCAAGCTATTCTTCTCTCTGCTGATGGCTTTCTTCACATTGGTCTGCACTTTTAGGTGA